Proteins encoded together in one Yersinia mollaretii ATCC 43969 window:
- a CDS encoding PAAR domain-containing protein, with amino-acid sequence MSKGFVLLGDKTTHGGEVISASSTMIVNGKKVALIGDKISCPKERHGVNAIIEGSSEWASDGKAVVVDGCHCECGCQVISSAPDCSIG; translated from the coding sequence ATGTCCAAAGGATTTGTATTATTAGGCGATAAAACCACCCACGGCGGTGAAGTTATTTCTGCATCATCAACCATGATCGTCAACGGTAAAAAAGTGGCATTAATCGGCGATAAAATTAGTTGCCCGAAAGAGAGGCATGGCGTTAATGCCATTATAGAAGGTTCATCTGAATGGGCTTCTGATGGCAAAGCTGTTGTGGTTGATGGTTGCCATTGTGAGTGTGGATGTCAGGTTATCTCCAGTGCGCCAGATTGTTCAATAGGATAA